A single Longimicrobium sp. DNA region contains:
- a CDS encoding ABC transporter substrate-binding protein has product MRIASLLSSATEIVYELGLQEHLVAISHECDYPPEALRLPRASRVRFEPAGLTSGEIDAEVRRCMMEFGSVYAVDVDALRQAKPDVILTQAVCEVCAVPTASVHQAVDALPSRPTVLSLDAHTLEEILDTVAQVAEAAGDARRGAETVRRLRGRLDRVAEAVAGRPRPRTLALEWLDPPFAPGHWIPEMIEHAGAESLLGTAGGHSVEIPWAQAEGLDPERLLLIPCGYDLPATRADAERSRPRLEALAPRALAEGRAAIGHSAFFSRSGPRVVGGIEALAAWLHPGTLPASAAEGRLERWA; this is encoded by the coding sequence ATGCGAATCGCCTCCCTTCTTTCCAGCGCGACCGAGATCGTGTACGAGCTGGGGCTCCAGGAGCACCTGGTCGCCATCTCGCACGAGTGCGACTACCCGCCCGAGGCGCTGCGGCTGCCCAGGGCCAGCCGCGTGCGCTTTGAGCCGGCGGGGCTCACCAGCGGCGAGATCGACGCGGAGGTGCGGCGCTGCATGATGGAGTTCGGCAGCGTGTACGCCGTGGACGTGGACGCCCTCCGCCAGGCGAAGCCCGACGTCATCCTCACCCAGGCCGTCTGCGAGGTGTGCGCCGTACCCACCGCCTCCGTCCACCAGGCGGTGGACGCGCTGCCGTCGCGGCCCACGGTGCTCTCGCTGGATGCGCACACGCTGGAGGAGATCCTCGACACCGTGGCACAGGTAGCGGAGGCGGCGGGCGACGCGCGGCGCGGCGCGGAGACGGTCAGGAGGCTGCGCGGGCGGCTGGACCGCGTGGCGGAGGCGGTCGCGGGGAGACCCCGGCCGCGCACGCTGGCGCTGGAGTGGCTCGATCCGCCTTTCGCGCCGGGGCACTGGATCCCGGAGATGATCGAGCACGCGGGCGCCGAGTCGCTGCTGGGGACGGCGGGCGGGCACTCTGTGGAGATCCCCTGGGCGCAGGCGGAGGGGCTGGACCCCGAGCGCCTCCTCCTGATCCCCTGCGGCTACGACCTTCCAGCCACGCGGGCGGACGCGGAGCGCTCACGGCCCAGGCTGGAGGCGCTCGCCCCGCGCGCGCTGGCGGAGGGTCGCGCGGCGATCGGGCACAGCGCCTTCTTCAGCCGCTCCGGCCCGCGCGTGGTGGGCGGCATCGAAGCGCTCGCCGCGTGGCTCCACCCCGGCACCCTGCCCGCGAGCGCCGCCGAGGGGCGGCTGGAGCGGTGGGCGTAG
- the corA gene encoding magnesium/cobalt transporter CorA, translated as MSADAPAEPGEGGLDLYGMDVEEVRARSRIMIYADEGEGVHAVRMDRGIELYARCQAAASPTDESTPLVWVDVAAPGEDEARFLRETLGFHPLAVEDTVRGRQRPKLDRYPGYFFLVFYSAAINPGRGRMALHEVHVFIGRRFIVTVHDHDISPLSEVLVRWRANEAGFRNVGALAHAIVDTIVDGYFPVLDHFADRVDEMESRIYSNANAGQIASLEEVLGMRRELTTLRRVLGPGREVLGTLVRRELPFLSPDLMLYFQDVYDHSIRVVEETEALRDRLGMAIEAQMTVSSNQLNQTMRLMAAWSIILMAMAWVAGVYGMNFRVMPELQWRYGYWWALGTMVALGTLIFLYFRRKRWV; from the coding sequence ATGAGCGCCGACGCGCCCGCTGAGCCCGGCGAGGGCGGGCTGGACCTGTACGGGATGGACGTGGAGGAGGTCCGCGCCCGCTCCCGCATCATGATCTACGCGGACGAGGGCGAGGGGGTGCACGCGGTCCGCATGGATCGCGGCATCGAGCTCTACGCGCGCTGCCAGGCCGCCGCCTCGCCCACCGACGAGAGCACGCCGCTGGTGTGGGTGGACGTCGCGGCCCCCGGCGAGGACGAGGCGCGCTTTCTCCGCGAGACGCTCGGCTTCCACCCGCTGGCGGTGGAGGACACCGTCCGCGGCCGCCAGCGCCCCAAGCTGGACCGCTACCCGGGCTACTTCTTCCTCGTATTCTACTCCGCCGCCATCAACCCCGGGCGGGGGAGAATGGCGCTGCACGAGGTGCACGTCTTCATCGGGCGCCGCTTCATCGTGACGGTGCACGACCACGACATCTCGCCGCTCAGCGAGGTGCTGGTTCGGTGGCGCGCCAACGAGGCCGGCTTCCGCAACGTGGGGGCGCTGGCGCACGCCATCGTGGACACCATCGTCGACGGCTACTTTCCCGTGCTCGACCACTTCGCGGACCGGGTGGACGAGATGGAGAGCCGCATCTACTCCAACGCAAACGCGGGGCAGATCGCCTCGCTGGAGGAGGTGCTGGGGATGCGCCGCGAGCTCACCACGCTGCGCCGCGTGCTCGGCCCCGGGCGCGAGGTGCTGGGGACGCTGGTGCGGCGCGAGCTTCCCTTCCTCTCCCCCGACCTGATGCTGTACTTCCAGGACGTGTACGACCACTCCATCCGCGTGGTGGAAGAGACCGAGGCGCTGCGCGACCGCCTGGGGATGGCGATCGAGGCGCAGATGACCGTCTCCTCCAACCAGCTCAACCAGACGATGCGGCTGATGGCCGCCTGGTCCATCATCCTGATGGCGATGGCGTGGGTGGCGGGCGTGTACGGGATGAACTTCCGCGTGATGCCCGAGCTCCAGTGGCGCTACGGCTACTGGTGGGCGCTGGGGACGATGGTGGCGCTCGGCACCCTCATCTTCCTGTACTTCCGCCGCAAGCGCTGGGTCTGA
- a CDS encoding glycoside hydrolase domain-containing protein, whose product MRNYLAPVLVILAGACASAPSAAPTTGTGPAPAAPRTASPNHPGFDIGRYPGDDALRAWRGAAPYEWVGYYLPAPCHRDASWSGKRAALQAMGYGFAVIYVGQQQFEGDTATAAPGAPIICSRTLLTAERGRTDGADAIARTAAEGFPPGTAIFLDVERVSTLTPEMSAYVGAWTSELRRDGRFRPAIYAHRDNAVALRGVVQGAADAPVPFWVAGGQGFALDRAPRESGIDFATVWQGLPAPRTWAGVTLTVDENVSTTASPSAP is encoded by the coding sequence ATGCGAAACTACCTTGCTCCCGTCCTGGTGATCCTCGCGGGCGCCTGCGCCTCCGCGCCGTCCGCCGCGCCCACCACCGGCACGGGCCCGGCACCCGCGGCCCCGCGCACGGCATCGCCCAACCACCCCGGCTTCGACATCGGCCGCTACCCCGGCGACGACGCGCTGCGGGCGTGGCGCGGCGCCGCGCCGTACGAGTGGGTCGGCTACTACCTCCCCGCGCCGTGCCATCGCGATGCGTCGTGGAGCGGCAAGCGCGCGGCGCTCCAGGCGATGGGCTACGGCTTCGCGGTGATCTACGTGGGCCAGCAGCAGTTCGAGGGCGACACCGCCACCGCTGCCCCGGGCGCGCCGATCATCTGCTCGCGCACTCTCCTGACCGCCGAGCGTGGCCGCACGGACGGCGCGGATGCCATCGCCCGCACGGCGGCGGAGGGATTCCCGCCGGGAACGGCGATCTTCCTGGATGTGGAGCGCGTCTCGACCCTCACCCCGGAGATGTCCGCGTACGTCGGCGCGTGGACGAGCGAGCTGCGCCGCGATGGCCGCTTCCGCCCGGCCATCTACGCCCACCGCGACAACGCCGTGGCGCTGCGCGGGGTTGTGCAGGGAGCGGCAGATGCGCCCGTCCCGTTCTGGGTCGCCGGCGGCCAGGGCTTCGCTCTCGACCGCGCCCCGCGCGAGAGCGGCATCGACTTCGCCACCGTCTGGCAGGGCCTCCCCGCCCCGCGCACCTGGGCCGGCGTCACCCTGACCGTCGACGAGAACGTATCCACCACCGCCTCGCCGTCAGCGCCGTAG
- a CDS encoding redoxin domain-containing protein, protein MTTRRSPRVRILAGAAGLAVLGGAALLLASGAAAGPSAPLPDPLTPGGPAPAFTAADTRGGSHSLAGYRGKWVVLEWFNHDCPYTRKHYTRVSGGTGNTQAMQQEYTRRGVVWLSIVSSARGKQGYTTAVEADRLTREKGAAPTAVIRDTAGVIGRLYGARNTPQFAIIDPAGVLRYSGAIDDRRTSSVRDIPGATNYARAALDAGLAGRPIAVAQTQPYGCDVKY, encoded by the coding sequence ATGACCACGCGCAGATCCCCCAGGGTTCGCATCCTCGCCGGCGCCGCCGGACTCGCCGTACTTGGCGGCGCCGCACTGCTGCTGGCCAGCGGCGCCGCCGCGGGCCCTTCCGCCCCCCTGCCGGACCCCCTTACCCCCGGCGGCCCCGCACCCGCGTTCACGGCGGCCGACACGCGGGGCGGCTCGCACTCGCTCGCCGGCTACCGCGGCAAGTGGGTCGTGCTGGAGTGGTTCAACCATGACTGCCCGTATACCAGGAAGCACTACACCCGGGTGAGCGGTGGCACGGGGAACACGCAGGCGATGCAGCAGGAATACACGAGGCGCGGGGTGGTCTGGCTCTCGATCGTGTCGTCGGCCCGCGGCAAGCAAGGGTACACCACCGCGGTGGAGGCCGACCGCCTGACCCGCGAAAAGGGAGCGGCACCGACCGCCGTGATTCGCGACACGGCGGGCGTGATCGGACGGCTCTACGGCGCCCGCAACACCCCGCAGTTCGCCATCATCGACCCGGCCGGCGTGCTTCGCTACTCCGGCGCGATCGACGACCGGCGGACGTCGAGCGTCAGGGACATCCCGGGAGCCACCAACTACGCCCGCGCCGCGCTGGACGCGGGCCTGGCAGGCCGGCCGATCGCGGTCGCCCAGACACAGCCCTACGGCTGCGACGTGAAGTATTGA
- a CDS encoding thioredoxin family protein, translating into MIRNRILLAVLAAAMLPVSALAQSPPSLVPAGRGRPVEVELRSAARAVAPGDTIAVAIRLRPNRGWHTYWRHAGDVGSAPVVTWRLPDGFTAAPLRWPTPERIEAPPLTSYGYEREVHLLGTVHVPSSARVGSAAKLQAALTWVVCAVECVAGDVDVALTVPVAARTIADEPVARAFAAEAARIPARRDGWTFRAAADSTRVLLHAYPPQEAALAPGRTPPRAQFFIDSAGVIDHAAQPRVRTVPAGLELQIGRSAFAAGTPSRITGVLAIDTAARAGGGAPRMVLEVDAPVVAMARLAAIAPPASGAAAGWMALAAAGLLALLGGTLLNLMPCVLPVLSIKTLGIAEAAAHDSRTARRHVALFGAGVLVSMWALVGVLLALRAAGTEVGWGYQLQNPAVVGALALVIFAAGLNMSGVFDLVPVGGSLSAAAHRAPRGVEAFLSGVLVTALATPCSAPFLAAAVAYAVTAGVAESFVVFTALGLGLIWPLAMVAAVPRLRAWLPRPGAWMVTLRQVLAFPLFATVVWLAWVLGRQAGVNALVALLAACTLLAFGLWALGRFGTLAASARRRRFAQVLAIASAAGALALVTGARAQGAPAPGAARAGSEGALAWRPYSAELLEAQRDSGRIVLLDFTADWCLTCKVNERVALGSQAVRGAIRDRDVALLRADWTTRDPVVTRALAAFGRNSVPFVVIYPRARDAAPIVMPTLLTSGLVTGALERAAASPSRVQASAAFASGRIVPSPTPGATP; encoded by the coding sequence ATGATCCGCAACCGTATTCTCCTCGCCGTCCTCGCGGCGGCGATGCTCCCGGTCTCGGCCCTGGCGCAGTCGCCGCCATCGCTGGTGCCCGCCGGACGCGGACGTCCCGTCGAGGTCGAGCTCCGGAGCGCCGCCCGGGCGGTGGCGCCGGGCGACACGATCGCCGTGGCGATCCGGCTGCGCCCGAACCGGGGGTGGCACACCTACTGGCGTCACGCGGGCGACGTCGGCAGCGCGCCGGTCGTCACCTGGCGCCTGCCGGACGGCTTCACCGCCGCGCCGCTCCGCTGGCCCACGCCGGAACGGATCGAGGCGCCGCCGCTCACCTCGTACGGCTACGAGCGCGAGGTGCACCTGCTGGGCACGGTGCACGTGCCGTCGTCCGCTCGCGTGGGATCGGCCGCGAAGCTCCAGGCAGCCCTCACGTGGGTGGTGTGCGCGGTGGAGTGCGTCGCCGGGGACGTCGACGTCGCGCTCACCGTGCCCGTCGCCGCCAGGACGATCGCCGACGAGCCAGTCGCCCGCGCGTTCGCCGCGGAGGCGGCGCGCATTCCGGCGCGGCGTGACGGCTGGACCTTCCGCGCGGCGGCCGATTCCACCCGCGTGCTGCTGCACGCGTACCCGCCCCAGGAAGCCGCGCTCGCCCCGGGGCGCACCCCGCCGCGCGCGCAGTTCTTCATCGACTCGGCGGGGGTGATCGACCACGCCGCGCAACCCCGGGTTCGCACGGTGCCGGCCGGCCTGGAGCTGCAGATAGGCCGCTCCGCGTTCGCGGCCGGGACGCCATCGCGGATCACGGGGGTGCTGGCGATCGATACCGCCGCCCGGGCGGGCGGCGGGGCGCCCCGCATGGTGCTGGAAGTCGATGCGCCCGTGGTCGCCATGGCGCGGCTCGCCGCCATCGCGCCGCCTGCCTCTGGCGCCGCCGCGGGATGGATGGCGCTGGCCGCCGCCGGGCTGCTGGCGCTGCTCGGCGGCACGCTGCTGAACCTGATGCCATGCGTGCTGCCCGTGCTCTCCATCAAGACGCTGGGGATCGCCGAAGCGGCCGCACACGACTCGCGAACGGCGCGGCGGCACGTGGCGTTGTTCGGGGCCGGCGTGCTGGTGTCGATGTGGGCGCTCGTGGGCGTACTGCTCGCCCTCCGCGCCGCCGGCACGGAAGTCGGATGGGGCTACCAGCTGCAGAATCCCGCTGTGGTCGGCGCACTCGCCCTCGTCATCTTCGCGGCGGGGCTCAACATGTCCGGCGTGTTCGACCTGGTGCCCGTGGGCGGGAGTCTCTCCGCCGCGGCGCACCGGGCGCCCCGCGGCGTGGAAGCCTTCCTGAGCGGCGTGCTCGTCACCGCGCTGGCGACACCATGCTCCGCCCCGTTCCTGGCGGCGGCGGTCGCGTACGCGGTCACGGCGGGGGTGGCCGAGTCGTTCGTGGTGTTCACCGCGCTGGGTCTCGGGCTCATCTGGCCGCTCGCGATGGTAGCCGCGGTGCCGCGCCTGCGCGCCTGGCTGCCCAGGCCAGGCGCGTGGATGGTCACGCTGCGCCAGGTGCTCGCCTTTCCGCTCTTCGCCACTGTCGTGTGGCTTGCCTGGGTGCTCGGCCGGCAGGCCGGGGTGAACGCGCTGGTCGCGCTGCTCGCCGCGTGCACCCTGCTGGCGTTCGGGCTGTGGGCGCTCGGCCGGTTCGGCACCCTGGCGGCGAGCGCGCGCCGCCGACGGTTCGCTCAGGTGCTGGCGATCGCCTCGGCCGCCGGCGCGCTGGCGCTCGTCACGGGTGCACGCGCGCAGGGTGCACCGGCGCCGGGCGCGGCGCGGGCGGGCAGCGAGGGCGCGCTTGCCTGGCGGCCTTACAGCGCGGAGCTGCTGGAGGCGCAGCGCGACAGCGGCCGCATCGTCCTGCTCGATTTCACGGCCGACTGGTGCCTCACGTGCAAGGTCAACGAGCGCGTCGCGCTGGGATCGCAGGCGGTTCGCGGGGCGATCCGCGACCGCGACGTCGCGCTGCTGCGTGCCGACTGGACCACGCGCGACCCCGTCGTGACGCGCGCGCTCGCGGCATTCGGGCGCAACAGCGTGCCGTTCGTCGTCATCTACCCCCGGGCGCGCGATGCGGCGCCCATCGTCATGCCTACACTGCTTACCTCCGGCCTGGTGACCGGCGCCCTGGAGCGCGCCGCGGCGTCACCGTCCCGAGTCCAGGCATCGGCCGCGTTCGCGAGCGGCCGAATCGTACCATCACCCACCCCCGGAGCAACTCCATGA
- a CDS encoding SPW repeat protein codes for MRIPTRVHGVLDYLMGALLIAAPWLLGFATGGPEQWVPVGVGAGAILYSLFTDYELGVVKRIQVPMHLLLDGIAGVALIASPWVLGFDDKVWIPHVAAGALEVVTAFFTNTIPAYERRRAR; via the coding sequence ATGCGCATCCCCACCCGCGTACACGGGGTGCTGGACTACCTGATGGGCGCACTTCTCATCGCGGCGCCCTGGCTGCTGGGCTTCGCCACGGGCGGGCCGGAGCAGTGGGTGCCGGTCGGCGTGGGCGCCGGCGCCATCCTGTACTCCCTCTTCACCGACTACGAGCTTGGCGTGGTGAAGCGCATCCAGGTGCCCATGCACCTGCTGCTGGACGGGATCGCGGGGGTGGCGCTGATCGCGTCGCCGTGGGTGCTGGGCTTCGACGACAAGGTGTGGATCCCCCACGTGGCCGCGGGGGCGCTGGAGGTGGTCACCGCCTTCTTCACCAACACCATCCCCGCCTATGAGCGCCGACGCGCCCGCTGA